ggggaCCCCCAAGGTATGAAATCTCCTCTCTTCCTACATGCTCACTCTTTCTCTTCTATTGTTGGATTTCTGACTTGAGCAATGGAGGGTCCTCATCGAAGCCACCTCCGATTAGAGATTTTTCTTATAGATTCTGTCACTATCATCCGATCGTCACCGACCTACCATCACTGCTCAACTCCAGCTGACTTGGACTCgggagtagggggactagtgttgggggTAATTTCATACTAGCCGAAGATTCATACATAAAAGGACATAAAGATATCTCAAGGTCGGCCTAAGATTTAGTACGAGTTCGATCGCCGACCTCCTCTTCAAAATTTGACATGCACTTGGCTACCGACCTAACAAGACACATGAAGGTATCTCAAGTTTCGTCATATCGTCCTATTAAAATATGAGAATAGCCAGGAGTAAAAGAAGAACCGTCCATTCTCAAACCTCCGGTTGTCAACCCATACCATTAATGGATGGGCCCCCACGTAGTATAAGATGACATTACTCACCCAACTTAATGAAGTTAGAAGGTGAGGCACAATCTTCGAACATAATCAATAAAGATAAAAAGATCTTTGATGATTTCTCTCTACCCCTCTTCTAACTTCAAAAAATCACCTAAAAAATTGACATCGACCACTGAAAGATCCAACCTTACACAAAACTTCAAATCTCGTGACCACAGGAAAATAGATAGGAAATAAAAATCAAACAAATCTCTCTGGATTAAGGGAGGATAACGGACATATCTCGTCCAATTAGGTAAGGCTAACCGCCTGATTCTCTTTTCTCTCACGACTCTTcagcctccatctataaataaaggctTACAAGGGACCCCCAAggtataaaattttctctctccctaCATGCTCACTCCTTTCCTTCTGTTGTCAGATTTCTGATTTGAGTGTTGGAGGATCTCCGTCAGAGCCATCTCTGGTTAGaaatttttcttgcaggtcctaCTGTCACCATCCGACCGTCGCTGACCTGCCATCGCCACCTAACTTCAGCTGATCTAATCTCAAGATGAAAATCTGCGTCAACACTCTTATTCtcctattcttcttctctttgctctatctCCCCCAACAAAGGAAGGATTTGACCTAGAGTGCCCAGTTGAGACACCTTTTGGCTGCTGGGCATTGGTGGACATGATGATTATTGTAGGAGAATATGAAGACCGGTATGATTGTGAGAGACCAAAAGAACCCTTAGAAGATTAGGAGAtcggtggctttgataccatcttaaaataagaaaagataaagaagaaagaaagtatATATTTTATTGATTGTATCTTGCATTTAATACACCAATGTGCTAACAATGTGGCTAGTAAAGAAAGTGTACCAAGACTAACAAGCAAATATGAATCATATCTGAGCAAGTATAGCAaatattattaacaaaaaaaagaaaCCCATAACTCTGATTCTTCTTCTGTTGATAGGGACAAGTTAAATAAGAAGACTCGCAAGCATGATAACATTACTGTATTTCTGATGAGCTAAAACATATTAAATGGATTGGGTGGCTTACCAACACAGTGCACCGACACGCTATTTTAATCTAGGTGAATGGTCTAGTGCCGTTGCTAGCGCCAATTGATCTTTGTAGCAGTGGCAGTGGCCGGCCTTTTCTGGTGGGATCAGCGGCTGTGGGTCGATGAGCCTTTGCAGGGACCATTCCAGATGTGATAGTTTTCCAGCTTTACCATCGCCATCTTGATACAGTTCCATACTTCTAGACATACACTatggtggattttttttttttttttttttttataaacaagAAAACACTATAGTGGAATTTTATCACGGAAATTTGTATATATATTAGGACATGATAAGTATGAACTGAAACCCATGCACCTAGTTGGTTAGATGACTTATAATCTTCTACTCAGTTCTAATTTTGGCTGATGAAGAATAAGGTAAATAGGACTTTGGCCCCATTgaatattaaagattttaatgGAAATGGATATCCAAATATTTTACTCGTCCCAAACTGAATAGAATggcttttatcaaaattaaataaggaTGGTTTTGACGttgcatttaaaaattaaaaattattttatttccgttcaattttgattttgatgattcaccATGTAACAATTCTACTTATGGTCCAAACAAAATTAATCGAAGAGTATTATTTGAATTCTCTAACTCTGTATAAATACTGAAGAACTAtcgaaaaaataataaatataagacTAAATACATGTCTATATGATTCATCGTACCCCAATTCAACACCAACCATTGAATTCAAAACCAGTCATATCCAATATTTAATGTCCTTAATACTCTTTATATTTAGTATAAATCCAAATTACTATCTCTATAAAAATGGCCATCAAATAACCATACCTCTCTATTCCACTCAagatataagaaaaatttgaaatgaataaaaaaattaaataggttttgattttttcagttttgattttgattttgtaattttttcaatgatgattaaaatttttcatataaaaaattattcagttTCCATTTCGGTTTTGGAGGATGGCAGTGAAATTCGGTCTTGTTTTCAGTTGTTCACTACCAGTCCGTCCCGTCGACATCCCTATTGGATATGCGTTGTCTCGCATGTCTGAAAAGCATTCACGCTTACAGGGGAGATAAAAACAAGAAGAGACAACAAGGAGCAGGAAAAAAGAAACAGTGTTGAATAAGAGATAAGACCCCGAGGGCTGGTCACTTCCAAAGATGTGGATGGTATTATCCAAAATGTCAGTGGTAATTGGCAGTAAATTTGACTAGGGGAGGAAAAGAAACATTCAAGTATATTATACCAGAACATACCAACTCCCAAGCACTGATTGGATGGGCACAAAAGGAAAGCTATTTGTATGGTTATTCACTCAGATACAGGAAAGAGAAACCAGATGTGCGTGCATCAGTGTGTGcgtgtggagagagagagagagagactggcAAAGAATGAGAATAGAGAGGAGGGAATAAAGGAGGGAGGATGGAGGTGGATTCTTGCTGGGCTCATCTCCAACACATGGTACTTGTAGCTTGAGCAGACAAAAGGAAGTGTTGGGGTTGAAGGAGGGAGATTTAATAGGAAAGGGTGTCGGATACTTCTGTTTTGGTGGACTGGTTTGAATCCATTCGTCTTGGCTTTCATTGCCTTTGCCTCCTCACCCTCCTCCCCCACTTCCTCCTTGTGCCTGTGTTTGTGGGCATTGCGTTTTCCTTTTGTTACAagtcatcttcttaaatattctTGAAGGAATGGAAGAAAGCAAACAGGAGGCGGTCGAAAGTGAGAACAATAGAAAGTTTAGAAGGATATGTGTCTTCTGTGGAAGTAGGTCAGGAAATAGGACTTCATTCAGTGATGCAACTCTTGACCTTGGGAAGCAACTGGTGAGAAACTTGGGAAACAAATCTGAAAGCAAGCTACCAAATGACTTGATTGAGTTATATGACGAAGACACCTTGTTTGTTTTCTCTGACTCTTATGTTGGGTTCTCTTCTTCTGACGAAGTTTGTTCCAGTTTTTTCTTGGGTAGAAGATCAAAATAATGTGATATGGCCGTGAGGAAAAAGCACTGCATAAACCTTTTTGACCTTTTGGTTTCTTCATTTAGTTTGATTTATTTGCTTCTGGTAACCTCTGGAGTATGAGAATATTGGTGCATCCATTTGAAGAATGATGTTTCTTTATTTGTTCTTTCAGTTctagtctttttaaaaaaaaaaaaaataataaatgctATTTCGATGGTCTTCTATTTTTTGATGGTCTTTTATGACTTGGCAAACTTGATTCTTCTAGTTAATCTTCTGTTTTTTGCTCTACTAAATTAGTTTGTTTTAACCCTTCTCTTTCAGGTTCAGAGAAAAATAGACCTAGTTTATGGTGGTGGAAGTGCAGGCCTGATGGGCCTAATATCTCAAACTGTTTACAATGGTGGATGCCATGTTCTTGGGTATCTACTTTTTGGTTCTTTCTTACATGTAATACTTTTCTGTTAGATTTTCATGGTTCACATAAGCAGATAAGTTTCTTTCTAATCCATTCTCTGATCACAGAGTCATTCCTAAAGCTCTCCTGCCGCATGAGGTGAAGTTCCAAACCCCCCTCTCTCCTCTTTTGTCTTTTCTTAAAGTTCAGCAGAAGCTATTTCTTTCCTGATAATCATAGCAAACTCAAAACCCCTGGGCAGATATCAGGAGAGACCGTTGGAGAGGTAAAGATAGTTGCAGACATGCATGAGAGGAAGTCAGAAATGGCTAAACATGCTGATGCTTTTATTGCTCTTCCAGGTGAAACCCAAGTTAACCCTACACTAATGTCAATTAGGCTCTAATACAGTCCCAATCTATGTCTAAAAACCAACCTGTCTTAGGTGGTTATGGAACCATGGAGGAACTTCTGGAGATAATAGCATGGTCTCAGCTTGGAATCCATGACAAACCCGTGAGTTGTTATCTTTCTTAACTGCCTTGCAATTTTATTTGAGACTTGGTAGGTCATGCTTCATCTAAGACTTGAGTATTAAATTTTTTGGGCAGGTGGGGTTGCTGAATGTGGATGGGTACTACGACAGTCTGCTTGCACTGTTTGACCAAGGAGTAGACGAAGGCTTCATAGAGGAGTCAGCAAGACACATTGTGGTTTCAGCAGGAAGGGCAGAGGAGCTGATCAGGAAAATGGAGGAAAATAATGGAGAGAAAAGGAAGGGAACCACAAGCCTAAAGAGAAAAAGGAGCTGTTAGAGTTGAATTCATTTGTTTGATGGCTTCAttctctttctttatttgtttATGTTTTGGTTCCATTTGGTTGGTTGCTGAATTATTGAGTTGGTTGGCAGAAACAAAGGTTTCAGGGAAAAGCAGGGAATGATATGTTGTTTTTCACTGCTGCTTGCAGGAGTATGCACCACTTTATGACAGGTTTTCACCCAGACAAATCTGGGAAGTGGACCAATTATTAGTGTCTGCTACAAGTGGGCATACTCCTATGTCTTAAAAATAAGCTCAACTCCCTTTTGTGTGTATAAATGTCAGCATATTGCctttttattttctatatgattgtcctctctctctctctctctctgttgaaGGACTCCAATTCGCTGTAAGAGCCTGGAAATGATGTTGCGATTTTTCCCTTTTCTGCGATGTAGTCTTTTGTTTTGTCAGATTTTGATGCGTGGAATGGAATATTTGGTTTTGTTTGCTTTACAGCTGTGTACATGGGGCCACCagaattttgatttttcttttttttttttttaaattttttttgttgtaagATATGAATTTGCTTATTTTTTTGTTTGTTGATCTTGAGTCCCCTGCGCATTTGATTCAATTGCAATGAGAGCCATCCCAACAACCTGCTAATTTTTTAGGTCAATCAAGGTTCGCTTTTACCTACTGTAGAAGGGAATCCAGCTTCTTTAGTAAAATCTTcaccaaattttaaagaaagtgagCAGATTAGGCAATGACTCAACCGTAAAAATGAAATGATTTTTGTTCACATGGTTGCAGATATACTGCATTACTGCACTCCTTTTGGTATTTTTCTTCTAAGTTAGGAAGAAACTGGCTAAACTTCAGCAGGTTGGAGCATAGCCCAAGCCGCATCCCCTTTCAGAAGCCTAATCGAAGGATAGCTTAAATCTAACTATTTGAACATCGTATCGGCTCATATTACAAAACATTGATCCGCTTGCCACCTCTGTAGACTAAACTATTTGCTTTTCACATGCTTGTTAAGCTCCTTCATAATCTTAATACAAAAGTACGTCTATTGCAGAGCTAATCTTCTTGAGTAAAATCTTCACCAACATATAAAGGAGATGAACTTCATTGCAGTCCTTTTGGTTAGTAGAACAGTTTAGTTAGGAAGCAACAAGCTGGACTGGAGTAGGTTGGGGAACGGCCCAACCATCATCCACTTTCAAACACCTAATCCAAGGCCAGCTTAGTCCCAAAAGCTCCTAACTATTTGAACATTATATGGAATCATATTACCAAAGATTGACCTGCTTCACTTcttcacacacatacacacaccccGAAAAAAGACTACAAAAAACAGACTGATCTGCTTGTCACTTCTGTTCATAATTAATTGCTTTTCAGGCATTTGCCAAACTCTTTCACTATCAATATGAAAGTAGAGCTGTTGCTCACCTTTCAAACATCTGTTACCCACACTTTTTAAAATGTTATAAGATACAAATACTaacaaattgatcataaaatgttTTCTGGAAAGTTTAATGGGCTTCTTTGAACAACCATAGATATGCTCCAACCTCTCCTTGCTTCCAAATGGGCCTGCTCATATGCTCAACTCTGTTCTTGCCAACAATTTTGTATCCAAGCATAGGCCTTCTCAACCATGCTTAGTGCACCACAGAAAACCTTTTGTAGTTTTAGATAACTAGTTGGTGTGACTATAGATTTTTGAGTATACTTTGTGCTGTTGTCTTGCGCTTATAAGAAATTATCTGGTTGTCCTGAATAAGCCAACCTTTTAGAACAGTGTTCTTAAGAATTTTGCAGAATGAATAGAAATATTTATCAGTAAAGAGCAGAGTGTTAGAATAGTAAATTAAtggattccaaaaaaaaaaaatccattttaTCTTAATTTGGACCAAACTGGATATAATTATTTCATATACCAAACATGAAAAAATTGTAGTCACTCTTAGAAATACTAGCTTGCAAGTCTTAGAATGGCCTGCTTCTCTTGAGATATCAAATTGCAATGAGATAAATTATCGGTATtactttctctcaaaaaaaaaaaatcaatattactATGATATGAGATAAAACAATAAGAATCCCTTTTAACATCCCTATAATTATGCCTAAATAAGCTAAATCCATCACGACTGAACAGTTGACTATTTTGAGGTTTTGATCTACAAGATTTTGGAAGAGAGCAGCCATAATAACGGAACATCCTAACATCCCTTTTCCTTATGGATGTATTCACAACCTGTTCTTGAATACATTTACAAATGCAAGTGTGAATTTTACTATAATGCATAATTTATTAACCATTTCTATACTTACAATTGATCAATAAGTTAGACAAGTGCTACCCTTGCTAGAGGAAACACGTCGTGTGCTTGAAAACAAGGGTTGCAAAATCAACTCCATATCTTTAGGTTTCAAATCTAAGTTTTAGACTTTGTATGCAGGCTTCTATTTACTACATAGTTTTGATTATAGTATCTTGCAgagtagataaaaaaaaattaatccctTTTGCCATATATCCTCATAGCTCAAATAAAAGCGAAACGGTATAGCAACAATATATCGAATTCAAATTCTCCTTGCCATGGTGTATTGAATGGTCTAAAATGACTTACACAGCTCAATTGCTAAATTGTGAAGATAGTCATTTATGTCATTTTCTTATCTTATTGTTACATTGAGTTAAGaagagagaatcaattttgatCTTATAAGAGAAAACTTCTTCAAACCCATTCTTGAAAATTGTAGTAATATATCACACACTTATCTcttatttaagaaaaatattaaataatcttTCATTAACACCTTATATCGTGATTTTCCAATGAGAAACACTCCACCTTGATGCTCATGACTCATTAATTTTGCAcactttctcttcctcctattTTTGCTACCCACCatcataatttagaaaattttagagagatctatTTTTTAAGCAACATGAGACACGTTTTATTGCTTACTGAAATGCAACAAGGAAAGTACACAAGAAGAGAAACCaaagaaaatgagagagaaaagaaaaataaaagacaataTCTATCCCATACCAAAAGTCTCTACAATAAGAAAAAACCAACCTAAAAATTTATATACCCATCCTTTGAATATTTGCTTCGACACATCCAAAAACCAATCAGATACCTATCTAAAACCCACCAACTGTTAAGACTCATTGCCAAGTCCTAAtcttattagatttttttttttttagttagtcATTAGTTTCAATAAATTTAAGATTCATATCGATGTTAAGTTAGAATGAACCTTGAGTTCAATATACTAGAGTTTATTTTTTAGTGGGAGATGTTGATGTTTTTATCTTTTAGTGGGAGAGTATGTGATTTTATTAGGAGGGGGAGAGAAAAAAACAACATaaggtggagagagagagagagagagagagagaggcatcttAGAGAGGCATAAGCCTTCTTTGTGAGAGGAAAGTTGAATTCATTATTTTAgcctttattttattattaataaatttatttttctccctTAATTTTATGTTCGCTACTATTGCTAGATTTAATTGATATTTATTCTAGATCCTAGGCTAGCATATTTGATCTATATCGAGTAACATGTTGTTTCAcatggtatcaaagcatggttgGAGATTGGCCAAGTAATGTGtagtttcaatttgatttatCTAGAGAACAGTCTATGAAGCAGTGAGTTGATCATGTGAAGTTTGTGTGTTTGTAGTTCATATGATTCTTAGGCTTCCAATAATTCATTGTGCAAATGTTTCCAATATGTAAACCCTTTTCTGATTCAATATTCCAATCATGATGGTCAACTTCACCAACATCAACATGACTATTTTTACTATCACCACCTATTTTCCTAAGTTGAACAACACCTATTCTCTAATTTGGAAATTTATAGTTAAAGTTGTTGGcctaaagattgattttgataataccAAAAATACTTGAGTATTGATGGTACTAACATTGGTTTGAGAGAATAGCTAAGGATTTCTTAGGTTGCTCAATGGTATACATAAACTTAAGAAGAAACCTTCTCCAAAATAACTAAAGTTCAAGTTCCTCAAATACTTTAGTAAGTTTTGGAAGAAAGAAGTCGATTCCTAGACATCAGGAGTGGACTGTTGAATGTTCACAGGGTTCAATAGaagatatttaatttttgaaaggttctaaAGTCGACCCTAAAATTATCTGGCTCAACCTATGCATAGTCTCAAGTTGAAGAGAGAGAGTACTTAATTCTAACAAATTGACCTCAAGGTAATTTGGGTCAATCCTAGATTCCACTACATCCAAATGGGGTTTAATTGACTTTATTTGCTAATGCTAGTTTAAAGCATTGCAAGTTTAAAACCATGTGTCTACCTGCCGATGGTTTTTATAAGTGTCAAAAAATAATGATTAGAATTGGGTCTTCACGATGCTTTATGAAGGAGTATTGTGTATGGATAATTTAGACATGCTAACTAGTGTCATGGAAGAGGATTACAAGATGATGCTCATAAACATCATCAAGAACCTAATAACCCTAGCACCAAATTACTTGATCTATCATGCCCTAAATCTCTTCTTCCTCAATcgtcttctcctccttctcaTACTCATCTAATGTCTTTCTCAACTTATgtcctccttctcctccccctccttCTCTATCGAGCATTATCCACTACCCCTCTACCATCGGCTACTCCAATTTCTCCCCCAAGCTTAATCTGTCGGGATTAAGCTGCTTCGTCTCCactagctcctcctcctcctcctcctcctctcctaaATATGGTGGAGCACTTCTACCACAAATTGAGCAATTCATCTTCTTCTATGGTGATCCAATGgaatttatcttttttatttatctttggtTGAAATCCTCTAGGGCTTTTGTTCCATTTCTAGaggctttttctattttttcatgctaatttttttttttgttcatttttTCCTTGGATTCTCTATTTCATCTTAGTTCTATAatgaaatatctatttattttcacTATTCATAAACTTATGTAATTATATTTGGGGCCAATCCGAGGTTTCTTAGTTTTGCAAGTAGACTTGACTGGAAGTTTAATTTTGGCTGAAATAGTGTGGGAGTTCAAACTCAGCACtcaatatttatttttctgaTATTAACTTTAATTTGTTGCTTTCTGACACTTTGTTCAACCTGGTGacactcaagaaagaattctaagAGGTTCTGGCTTAATTGTTTAGTACTGCCTTTTTCTAGATAGGACATAGGCATTAGAATATGATGTTATATAGAGCACTAGGTAGCATGTTTGGGCATAAGTTGACTTTATTAATCAATGTTATTTCCTTATGATGGAGCCTTTAAGAGGGTTGAAAATTAGAGTCGggctattattttatatataatgcaATGTAATGATCTTGATGCACTTTGTTTTGCATTATTGAAAGGATGTTTGGTTTTCTCATGCTTTTGTTTTTATCTATTAAGATGTTATCAAGTTTTCTTCATAGAGTCGGTTATTATTTTCATTAGCAGGCCTGTTCTTGGTGCACTTCTATTAGAGAAGAAGCCCCATCATCGGTCGCTTGTTTTCTTATTAATGCCCATGATGTAGTTACTTAGAAAGGAGCGCATATTTTCATTGATAGTTGAAAAGAAAATATAAGTAAAGAATAAAGCACAGTTCTCTACAATAGAAATCTTAAGGCTAGCTTTCTTTTACACCAAGAATATGAATAATAGTTCTGGTATGGGTCACTAGGAGCACATATTGATGACATGTAGAAACTTTTGAACTCAGTAAAAACTACATCTATTGCAACTTTCCACAAGGTGATCTTATTATTCTTTGAGCTCTCACCAAGCCTAGCCATATTGACTTGCTGTTAGTCTGGGGATTAAAATGTTTGTACCCATTCATGGTGAAGGCTTCCAAGACATTATGCTCTTCTTGGATATATCGTGTCCAGTCCCTGATTTTTATCCTAGCACGAACATAAAAGCAagcatgaaaatttaaaaaaaaggaaaaagaatcctctctctttcctctctccaccttctctctccactctctctttataagtttctctctctagatttttttctctttctttagagatttctctctctataaatccTATGGACCAATAGAGGGTTTCCAAATCATTTGGTTGACCCTACGAGGGGTCTTGGACTGTAGTTTCTCCATCCTtagtcatatataatttttatgtttgaccTTGATCATGTAAAAGTGCGACCGTCTGTACAAGATGTCAAGTGGAACACCTTGATCTAAATTCTTAGATTGAGGAGTTCATTGATTTTTGTATTTGGATCAATACCAGTAGagataagaatccctatacattaccaccattatatatgctatttttacCGTTGAAATTATATTGTTGGTTTTACATCCTTGGATCCGTATTTATGGATTTGTTATATTTGAGACATTATTATTTCTTGTATGATTTTTTAGGATGAGTACATTATATATTGACTATATATATGTATCATCAGTGATTGATGGTataattatatggatatgatatacttGTCTTGATTATACtatcaaataaaattaatttaatgaaatcaatatgtaataATCAGATAgaaaagatatggtttggactaatcTCGTCATGTGAAACTGCCTCTACAAGCTTATGCATGAGAATTCAATCTGATAAAGATCGAAGAGTAGCCAgtcagaagcttatgcctgggatagcctctATAGGCTTATACATGGGAATATGATCCAAGAAAGATTATGAGAATTTGATTTGAGAAAGAtcagaaaaatttgatcttgTAAAGATCATGAAAATTTGATCCGATAAAGATCACTGCATGGTCTTGGTTAGACCaataccaaaaagaaaaagattaagaaaTTTATGATTgtgataagaaaaataaatgacAAGACATGATACTTATGCTGAATAAAAGGTTTCACTTGTTAGTATATGATGACATACTTCTTTTGACAAATTAGATAATTGATACATATTTATGTTGAtcctaagattgattttgatgattttaaaatattgagtatagatGATATTAATCATGTATTTTAAGGATGATTGTAAGAGTTTTCAGATGTTTAAATTAAAGAATTTATCCATAGAAAAGATCTCGTCAAATTGACAAGCTAAAGCCTACAAAGAACAAGGTTTTATAAGTTTGGATGGCtcaatatgaagaaaaataatattgaaaggtTTTGAGTCAACTCTAAAAGGTTTTGAGTTAATTTCAATATCTTGACATGCTTGGCATGCAAATTGAGTTGATCTAGTAGAAGATTAAGCCGACCTAGTCTAAGTGGATACAGAAAATAGAAAGCTGAAATTTTAGAACTTCAGACTTAGCTGACCCAGTAAAAAATTGAGCTGGCTCAATACTTAGTCGACCCAGTGAaacact
This genomic window from Elaeis guineensis isolate ETL-2024a chromosome 13, EG11, whole genome shotgun sequence contains:
- the LOC105034439 gene encoding probable cytokinin riboside 5'-monophosphate phosphoribohydrolase LOG6, with protein sequence MEESKQEAVESENNRKFRRICVFCGSRSGNRTSFSDATLDLGKQLVQRKIDLVYGGGSAGLMGLISQTVYNGGCHVLGVIPKALLPHEISGETVGEVKIVADMHERKSEMAKHADAFIALPGGYGTMEELLEIIAWSQLGIHDKPVGLLNVDGYYDSLLALFDQGVDEGFIEESARHIVVSAGRAEELIRKMEENNGEKRKGTTSLKRKRSC